One region of Solanum pennellii chromosome 6, SPENNV200 genomic DNA includes:
- the LOC107023318 gene encoding gibberellin 2-beta-dioxygenase 8, translating to MNSTVPIKPWLKFQNPPIKYLFDATQLSWLNNMSQSYNFESYPPLFRPSPNISQIQESNSDETESSLLLHSYIPVIDYFKCTTPTITTTKYQDVNEDENLISEACREWGLFRLVNHGIPFSLLNQIEEHAKKLFSLPYETKKAFFASSSSNFVSPMSYFWGSPALSPSGAALEPKNSEQQNNNQSLQWMEGFNVSLAQLSNIHYQDLLLETFRCLLEEYGKELCRLATEIFKILGPFESNYMSLETGLLRVYRYPRCLEPERTWGIDTHTDSSVLSIIHQDDVGGLQVYKDHQWIDVNPLPNTLIVNIGDMLQAMSDDRYMSVKHRVKVNRHKERISIGYFVFPAEDTIIQSTKYNPFSYADFRAQVQHDLKTIGLKTGLQKFRFS from the exons ATGAACTCCACAGTGCCCATAAAACCATGGCTTAAGTTCCAAAATCCGCCTATAAAATACCTGTTTGATGCTACGCAATTAAGTTGGCTAAACAATATGTCTCAATCTTACAACTTTGAATCCTACCCTCCTTTATTTCGACCATCACCAAACATCTCTCAAATTCAAGAATCTAACTCTGATGAAACAGAGTCGTCACTTTTATTACACTCTTATATCCCCGTTATTGATTATTTCAAATGCACAACTCCAACAATAACGACAACAAAATATCAAGATGTTAACGAAGACGAAAATTTAATCAGCGAAGCTTGTAGAGAGTGGGGATTATTCCGATTGGTGAACCATGGAATTCCATTTAGTTTATTGAaccaaattgaagaacatgctaaaaaactcttttctttGCCCTATGAAACTAAAAAGGCCTTTTTTGCTAGCAGCAGCAGCAATTTTGTTAGCCCCATGTCTTATTTTTGGGGCTCCCCTGCTCTATCACCCTCTGGTGCGGCGCTAGAGCCAAAAAATAGcgaacaacaaaataataaccAGAGCCTGCAATGGATGGAAGGATTCAACGTTTCATTAGCTCAATTATCAAATATTCACTATCAAGATTTATTGCTCGAAACTTTCAG ATGTTTGCTAGAAGAATATGGTAAGGAGCTTTGTAGGTTGGCTActgaaatattcaaaattttgggACCATTTGAGTCAAATTATATGTCCCTAGAGACTGGTTTATTAAGGGTATATCGTTACCCAAGATGCCTAGAGCCAGAAAGAACATGGGGAATTGACACACACACAGATAGCTCAGTACTTTCTATAATTCACCAAGATGATGTTGGTGGACTTCAAGTTTACAAAGATCATCAATGGATTGATGTCAATCCTCTCCCTAACACTCTTATTGTCAATATTGGTGACATGTTGCAG GCAATGAGTGATGATAGATATATGAGTGTGAAGCATAGAGTGAAGGTGAATAGACACAAGGAGAGAATATCAATTGGTTATTTTGTGTTCCCCGCTGAAGATACTATCATTCAAAGCACAAAGTACAACCCTTTCAGCTACGCAGATTTTCGAGCACAAGTTCAACATGATTTGAAAACAATAGGCCTCAAAACTGGTCTTCAAAAATTTAGATTTAGTTAA